A single region of the Streptococcus sanguinis genome encodes:
- a CDS encoding nucleoid-associated protein produces the protein MDIYVKKAIIHQFSPADTELLLADKFLNITPKIEEYLRKKIERVYSDDAKTGVFDPENVFLAQLSDDLLETSVTVAKLWQEEFSVSENQKTNDLIFVQFDKEGVEHFAFLRIALRETLTHSGGEVDNPIKLTQNNLPGFGTGADEALVINLKSRKYHLIEKRIKYNGAFLNYMSDNLLQVNPTISAKKSIKALEKTAQKVAESFNKDDFQFQSKVKSSIFKNLEENDELSPEKLADDLFDSNLTARLTFIDQVKESIPEPVKFDEIDSSRQKKKFENQKLSLSNGIELIVPNNVYQDAESVEFIQNDNGTYSILIKNIEDIQNK, from the coding sequence ATGGATATTTACGTAAAAAAAGCAATTATTCATCAATTCAGCCCAGCTGATACCGAACTGCTGCTGGCAGATAAGTTTCTCAACATTACTCCTAAGATTGAAGAATACCTGCGCAAGAAGATTGAGAGGGTTTATTCTGACGATGCTAAAACAGGTGTTTTCGATCCTGAAAACGTCTTTTTAGCCCAGCTTTCAGACGACCTATTGGAAACATCAGTGACAGTGGCCAAGCTCTGGCAGGAGGAGTTTTCTGTCAGTGAAAACCAGAAAACCAACGATCTGATTTTTGTCCAGTTTGACAAAGAAGGTGTGGAGCACTTTGCTTTTCTGCGGATTGCTCTGCGGGAAACACTTACTCACTCAGGTGGTGAGGTTGACAATCCCATCAAACTGACGCAGAACAATCTGCCTGGCTTTGGTACGGGGGCAGACGAGGCTTTGGTCATCAATCTCAAATCTCGCAAGTACCATCTGATTGAAAAGCGCATCAAGTATAACGGTGCCTTTCTCAATTATATGTCAGACAATCTCTTGCAGGTCAATCCGACAATCTCAGCCAAGAAATCAATCAAAGCACTTGAAAAGACTGCTCAAAAAGTTGCTGAAAGTTTTAACAAAGACGATTTTCAGTTCCAATCCAAGGTCAAATCCAGTATTTTCAAAAATCTGGAAGAAAATGACGAACTGTCGCCTGAGAAACTGGCCGATGATCTTTTTGATAGCAATCTGACTGCCCGACTTACCTTTATTGACCAAGTCAAGGAATCTATTCCTGAGCCAGTCAAGTTTGATGAGATTGACAGCAGCCGCCAGAAGAAGAAGTTCGAAAATCAGAAACTCTCCCTTTCAAATGGAATTGAGCTCATCGTTCCTAATAATGTCTATCAGGACGCAGAGTCTGTAGAATTTATACAGAACGACAACGGGACCTATTCTATTTTGATTAAGAACATCGAGGATATCCAAAATAAATAA